CCTGTCCAGGCTGCGTGCTCCCACTAGACCTTGAACTCCTTGCACACGCATGGTGCCTGTCACTTTTTCCTCCCACCAGAGGCTGATCAGCAGGGGTATGGCAGGTTGCCAACAGGCCCAGAGTGTAGTTCTGGAAGAACCTGATGGTTACTGCCCAAGATCACATCctggggaggaagagaggcagcCCCTTGGGCCTTCTTGCTGGAAGACTGCCATGTGCCAGACTGAAAAAAACAAGGACTTGAAGAGGGGGTAGAATAGGtgaaaagggagggggagagaaaacaTTGGCATACTTTTGGAAAGAATTGACTGTTGTTGGAAAGAtataaaaaagttcatggaaaagaaattgaatttatttttggtgtaaaaaaattttaaaatctgtacatCCAAAGGATCTTTCAAAAATTCACCAAAAAGTGCATTAGTTTGTTTAAAACTGGAattagcattgtggtgcagcaggtagaGCCATCTTGTGTAATGCCAGAACCCACATCGGAGTCAGTTCATGCTCAAATTGCGCcattttgcatccagctccctgctaatgacctggaaaaggcagcagaggatggcccaagtgcctgggcctctgcacctgttggggagacctgaacaaagctcctggctttggtttcacTCAACACTGGTTGTTGTATCCACTTGGTGAAGACCTACCCCACCACCcctactcttttaaataaataaagcgaAACAAACCAACAGCCCTGTGTGGATATCAAGGGCAAAATATTAGCTTCTCAgcaggacaggaagacagagaggaaaccatCATCTTTAATCAAGCCACCTGCACAGAAACCCGGGAGGCACTTCCCACCTTGCAAGGTCCCTGGCAAACACCGTCTTACAGAAACAAAAGGCTTTCAAAGCACCAGTGGCTAAACCCCTTGTGTTATAGAAAGGGGCCTGGTGGGACTGGGAGTGAAGACTGGAGGAGCAGCTGGCCCGGCTGTCCGCTTGTCTGCCGCTGTCCCCACTGGCTGAGCATCTGTGAGGTTAGTGTGCCCAGAGGACTGCCCGGGGTCGGCCAGGTAGCCTGTGGGTGTGAATGACAGCCTGAGGTGGGGCTGCCACCACAGCTCAGGGCAGAAGGGAGGACCCAGGCAAGGAGCAGGGAGGTACCCAGACAGACACAACCCACCTGTGTTACCTGGGCTGCTTGTCTTTCCCCAGTGCCTCCCAGCACTGTACCCATTTCACAGATTGGCCTGATGCTCAGGCTGTGGACTGGCCAACCAAGATACAGGGTCCTCAGGGATGTCCCTGGAGGACCTGGGTGGAAAGAACTCTCCCTTTTACCCGCCTCCcaagggaagggagggtgctggCGCCGCAGACCCCCTTCTAGCTACACCCGTTCTGCCCTTCCAAAATGCCTTCTGGACACTGCACTGGGGGGTTAGTTATGCTGGTGATCTAAAGACACAGGACTGGGCAGTGCTGGGCCAGCCCTCTGCCCCCTGGGGTGTGTACGGAGTAGATCCTGGGGCGGCCAGCCTGGCCTCAATGGATGGGAGCAGGTGCTGAGCTGACAGCGTGGCACCGGAGGACAGGGCTTTGCAGAGAGCACCTAGCAAGTCTTCCCCAGGGCAGAGGGCTGAACCCTGGGCTCTGTCCACCCGGTGAGAGCAGATGGGTATATTGCTTTACAAGAGGTGTTggtgagggtggtggtggtggtggtgtgggggtGAGGTAACCACATGGGTTTCCCAAGTGTCCAAGCTGGAGGTGCTGGAAGTGGGATGAGAGCCAGATGCTGCGTTTTGGAGACTGAGATGACAGGAAGCACAGTGTTCAAGGCCTCCAGCAAATCACTCCACATCTCTGCGCCTCAGTCTCCATATCTGCAGAATGGGAATGATACCTCTGTCTGGGGAACTGAGAACCATACAAGGCAGCTGCAGAATTTCATCTGCTAAGAGATCCTTTTAATCATTCGGGGCCGGggtggtgggggtaggggtgagcctgaggcccagagagggccaAGGCCGAGCTAGGTGTCAGAGTCAGTGACGGAGCTGCGACTAGAACCCAGCACTCCCGCCGCTTGTTCACAGTAGCTAATCCAAGGCTGGTGAATGAGTGTGGGGAGACGGGGTGGGCGTCTCCACTCGGCTGTTTGTCTCTCTGGACAGTGGCAGGGTGCTGGGTGAAGGTTGAAAGGGAGAGATTGGAGAATGGAGCAAGGCCTCAGCACACGCCAAggctgagataaaaaaaaaaatacaaatcccGATATCCCCCTCCCCTGCTTCGCTTCGTTCCGCCCACAAGTCCGGGCAACAAAGAGCCACGGTCAAGGCCAAGCTCAGCTTCTCTAGCAGTGGACCCAAGTGGGGTCGGCGCAGGCTACAGTCAGTCCGCCGGCCGCCAGAGGGCGCGCCTACCCTGGCTAGGCCCGAGCCAGCTGCGGCCGCCTCTGCAACCAGCCTCCAAGGGCGCAGCGTCTGCACGGGCTGGGCAGCAGTTACCCCGACCTGCAAGAAACAAAGACAGGTTAGGGGAGTGGACTCCGAAGGCCCCGGGCTGGGGGACGAGGTCCGgtgccctcctgccccagccaccagcgccctgccctcctgcccgcATCCAGCTCCGCGCGGGGACCCACGTGTACAGAGGCTGCAGCTGCAGATGCGACGTCTTCTGGGGCGCCTGGTACCCGTAGGAGTCGAAGCCGCCGATGAAGTCAACTgcggaggaggaggcggcgcCCGGTTAGGAACGGGCCTAGGGAGGCTGGGTCCTCACGGTAAGAGTCTAGGGGCGGGGGGCCAGGGGACGCCGGGACCAGCAGGAGGCCAAGAGCCCGAACGGGGGACACCCTGCAAGGGGCAGAGAGCTCCGAAGGGGTAGGGCGGAGGAGCCAGCACCCAGCTTTGCAGATCCCACTCCAGCCCTGCGGCCGCGAGGTCCCCTCCAGCCTGGAAACCAACGCAGGGCGCGCCCGGGACCCTGTCCAGGGTGCTGAAGAACAGGGCGCTGCAGGGTCCCCTTACTCACAgctgtcctcctcctccaggaacacTTTGCTCACGTAGCAGGCGAACACGAAGCCGAAGAGctagggaggggagagggggaaggaggcagagtcagggaggggtGGAAgcctggggaggggtgaggacaAAGGCAGACTCCCTAACAACTTCAAGTTGAAAAGGCAGCTCCTTGCACACCACATCCTGACCTGGCTTCTCTGAGTCCTACGACCTTGGAGAGGGTGAGTGACTCATCCAAGGCCACGCACTTTAGCAgtatggtactttttttttttttaagaggaggaCAGGCAGCGTGACAAGGGAGAGAGGatgggggaaagagaaagatcgttcactgatttcactcccaggtgggcacaaaagccagagctggaccaacccaaagccaagagtcaggaactccacccaggtggcacacatggatggcagggacttgaaccaccacctgctgccttcccagggtgcaatgaaaggaagctggattggaagtggagaaaggaCTCAATCCCTGGTGTCTCAACGGGTTACTCAATCTGCTGTGCACAGCACCCGGTGGACGCTGGATCCAGACTGACTCATGGTTGATGCCTCAGCGTATCGGTTCATCCtgcttaactccccaagtgggtgctgggTAGGGGGATGAAGGGAGCTGGGACAGGATGTGGAATCAGATCtgaacaggagcccaagcaggcTGTAAGACATCAATTTGTTTCTGCTTATGTAGGGTAAAAGAAAGGGCTTGGGGTGCAAGACAGAAGGACTTACAGCCAGGAAGATCTGCAAGGCGCTGCTGAGAGCTTCGATGTAGGGATAGTCGAGCAGGCATCCAGTAACAGAAATGACGTGGTGGTCTTCCAGGGCCAGGCGGGAGTTCAGAACAGGTGTCACCAGGCAGCCTGGCCCGTTCTCCATCCACCAGGAACGGTGCAGGGACGTGTTGAAGGTCATGATGAAGTCCCGGTCCTGGGAGCAAAGGGGCCTGGGATACTGagcagggggagggaagggaagactcCCCAGGTTCCAGAAGACTTGATAGGAGGCCTAATTCATCCCCAGACTTTGGTTTGGGAAAGGACCAGGAATCTGTACTGCAAGTCCACAACTGGCCAGTAGGTGGCACTTGACAATCATGCAGACACCGAGATGCAAAGGGGCTGGGGTTTGACCCACAGCCTGTTGTTATCATGGCCAGAAGGGATGTTAGCAATGGCCAGTCCACTCTCAGCCATTGCAGAAGTCCTCAACTCAGGACCCAACATAGCCCAATCAGTCTCCACTGCTCCCTCTGTGTGTGACCCTTGGGGAAACGCCCCTCTCTTTGCTCCTTGGTATCATTGCTTTTGAAAAGcagacaacaaaacagaaaaatagagaagAGCCAGCAGGGCAGCATAACaagttaattctccacctgcagtgccagcatcccatatgagtgcaggttcgagtcctggctactccatttcaatccagctccttgcttatgacctgggaatgcaacagaggatggctgatgtccttaggaccctgcacccatgtgggagactcagaagaatctcctagctggattggctcaactctagccgttgtggccatttggggaatgaaccagtggatagaagatctctgtctctcctctctgtaaaatttgcctttcaaataaaaaataaatctttcaaaaaaggaaaaatagggaCAAGGGTTCCccacctgctagctcactcctccaatgcctgAGGAAGCAGGCATTGGGCCAAGCCTAAGACAGGAGCTGTGAATTCAGCCGAGCTGAGTGGCAAGGACTCATGACTCAGCCAccagctgcagcctcccaggctctgcggtggcaggaagctagactcgggagccagagctgggacttgaacccatgtacTTCAGTGAGGGCTACGGACACCTTCACAGATGCTTGAACCACTAGGCCGAACCCATGTTCCTCCTGTATGTGTCGAATGGAGAAGGGCTAACATGCCCAGCCTGTGCATCTGCATGCTCTCACTTGGACAGAGACGCCTGGTGGGCTGAGCAGATGTGTGACCTCATTTCAGGCCTGCTCTCCCTAAGAAACTGCAGCTCAGGCCAAGCTGCCTGCCCGGCATCACACAGCTAGGACGGAAAGAGCTTGAACTGGAATCCCACAGGGTCAGATTATGAAGCTAATGTTCTTATCAAATGGTTTCTCTGTATCTAAACATAGAATTTGTGTCATCCTGACTTTGCTCTCACTTTCTTCATTATTCCTCCATGTCACAAAGTAAGCTCCATTTGCCCTGACAAACTTGAACTAGcgttttttctttctggaaggcATGGGTTGGAACTGGATTCAGATCTCTATGGTGTCCACAGGACAAACTTGCATGGCTCTTGGACCTCGCCTGCTATGAGGCTCCCTGTCCTGGAGCCTCAGGCCAGCTTCCCAGGCTCCAGCTCCGTTGTCTTTCCCTCAGCTTGCATCACCTGCAGTTCATCTCTGCACACGCCACTCACTGGGCTTCACCGTCACAGAGGAGGCCAGAAGCAAAGACATGGAGGAGTGAGatgtggggaagggagggagatctCTCCCAGGAGTGATGCCCTTAGCCCACTCCACACAGTGCAGGGGGATGGTCTGGGCCTGCCCAGGGCATTGCCAGGCCCAAGGCTTACCTGGGACAGCTGTCCAACCTCCAGGTAGAAGCAGATAATGAAGGCGTTCCAGCCCACCCAGAGCACGAGCCAGGCTGCGTACTGCGGAGAGCAGAGGTGGGTcagtgggggctggggggaggggatgggggaagcgGACGTTCATAGAGACAGAGCCCAAGAGCAGACCTGTGTGGGGGGACAGTGTGACAATTGCTCACTCAGAGAGCACATTAGTTTACAGATCATTCTCACACTGCCCCCAGTCCTCACTACAGTCCtgctggggggagaggggagcgGCTGGCCTCTCTTGAGGGAAAACCTACAGGGCCAAGGGCAGAGTCAAGCTCCCCAGGCTCAGACCCACATTGCAcacagggaggggtggggtcA
This window of the Ochotona princeps isolate mOchPri1 chromosome 2, mOchPri1.hap1, whole genome shotgun sequence genome carries:
- the NKAIN1 gene encoding sodium/potassium-transporting ATPase subunit beta-1-interacting protein 1 isoform X3, which produces MSLLGEPTSHSYHSRWLHCSGRSSTSWATSGLPSWPTSCTSWRSSWASLAPCSTAPGTSSCTQPGSCSGWAGTPSLSASTWRLDSCPRPLCSQDRDFIMTFNTSLHRSWWMENGPGCLVTPVLNSRLALEDHHVISVTGCLLDYPYIEALSSALQIFLALFGFVFACYVSKVFLEEEDSFDFIGGFDSYGYQAPQKTSHLQLQPLYTSG
- the NKAIN1 gene encoding sodium/potassium-transporting ATPase subunit beta-1-interacting protein 1 isoform X5 — its product is MGKCSGRCTLVAFCCLQLYAAWLVLWVGWNAFIICFYLEVGQLSQYPRPLCSQDRDFIMTFNTSLHRSWWMENGPGCLVTPVLNSRLALEDHHVISVTGCLLDYPYIEALSSALQIFLALFGFVFACYVSKVFLEEEDSFDFIGGFDSYGYQAPQKTSHLQLQPLYTSG
- the NKAIN1 gene encoding sodium/potassium-transporting ATPase subunit beta-1-interacting protein 1 isoform X2 produces the protein MGKCSGRCTLVAFCCLQLVAALQRQIFDFLGYQWAPILANFLHIMAVILGIFGTVQYRSRYLILYAAWLVLWVGWNAFIICFYLEVGQLSQDRDFIMTFNTSLHRSWWMENGPGCLVTPVLNSRLALEDHHVISVTGCLLDYPYIEALSSALQIFLALFGFVFACYVSKVFLEEEDSFDFIGGFDSYGYQAPQKTSHLQLQPLYTSG
- the NKAIN1 gene encoding sodium/potassium-transporting ATPase subunit beta-1-interacting protein 1 isoform X1; translated protein: MGKCSGRCTLVAFCCLQLVAALQRQIFDFLGYQWAPILANFLHIMAVILGIFGTVQYRSRYLILYAAWLVLWVGWNAFIICFYLEVGQLSQYPRPLCSQDRDFIMTFNTSLHRSWWMENGPGCLVTPVLNSRLALEDHHVISVTGCLLDYPYIEALSSALQIFLALFGFVFACYVSKVFLEEEDSFDFIGGFDSYGYQAPQKTSHLQLQPLYTSG
- the NKAIN1 gene encoding sodium/potassium-transporting ATPase subunit beta-1-interacting protein 1 isoform X6 — protein: MGKCSGRCTLVAFCCLQLYAAWLVLWVGWNAFIICFYLEVGQLSQDRDFIMTFNTSLHRSWWMENGPGCLVTPVLNSRLALEDHHVISVTGCLLDYPYIEALSSALQIFLALFGFVFACYVSKVFLEEEDSFDFIGGFDSYGYQAPQKTSHLQLQPLYTSG
- the NKAIN1 gene encoding sodium/potassium-transporting ATPase subunit beta-1-interacting protein 1 isoform X4, which encodes MAVILGIFGTVQYRSRYLILYAAWLVLWVGWNAFIICFYLEVGQLSQYPRPLCSQDRDFIMTFNTSLHRSWWMENGPGCLVTPVLNSRLALEDHHVISVTGCLLDYPYIEALSSALQIFLALFGFVFACYVSKVFLEEEDSFDFIGGFDSYGYQAPQKTSHLQLQPLYTSG